Proteins encoded in a region of the Phaenicophaeus curvirostris isolate KB17595 chromosome 1, BPBGC_Pcur_1.0, whole genome shotgun sequence genome:
- the NFAM1 gene encoding NFAT activation molecule 1: MEIPDKAPSLLPFGSSCLVAFQQPLTPTRASNLKVIFLFLWLLQCGGGSVDVQQKPPIQVALLTEGISIPCQVIFPYMPKYTTFSIFYYWINSRGQNTSIYSRSENVDIPSGKENHTATIPYDYRVTPLHDTSSTGTYYCTVKWNSIQKMGKGVFILARGTGYVETSHGWEILITFTVLLAALSMTATALLLWKRKVLCPRRNQLNILRQKKVEAQPPSANPPPPPVYDSLDVQQIDVYSILEDNTNNPSPGRNPPGKTPKKQATLEESSDTLYENI; encoded by the exons ATGGAAATACCTGACAAAGCCCCATCTCTTTTGCCTTTTGGATCTTCGTGTCTGGTTGCTTTCCAACAGCCCTTGACCCCCACGAGGGCCTCTAATCTAAAAGTCATCTTCCTGTTTCTTTGGTTGCTTCAGTGTGGag GGGGAAGTGTCGACGTACAGCAGAAACCTCCGATCCAGGTTGCACTGCTCACAGAAGGAATATCCATCCCATGTCAAGTAATCTTCCCTTACATGCCAAAATACACCACATTTTCAATCTTCTATTACTGGATTAATTCACGGGGCCAGAATACATCCATCTATAGTAGGTCGGAAAATGTAGACATCccttctggaaaagagaatcaCACTGCCACCATACCTTACGACTACAGAGTCACGCCACTTCACGACACCTCTTCTACTGGCACATACTACTGCACAGTCAAATGGAACAGCATCcagaaaatgggaaagggaGTGTTTATCCTTGCTAGAG GTACAGGGTATGTAGAGACCTCTCATGGATGGGAAATCCTCATTACCTTTACTGTTCTTCTTGCTGCATTGAGCATGACTGCAACAGCTCTGCTCCtgtggaaaagaaag GTGTTGTGCCCTAGAAGGAACCAGCTAAATATCCTGAGACAGAAGAAAGTGGAAGCGCAGCCCCCTTCAGCCaacccaccaccacctcctgtCTACGAT AGTCTGGATGTGCAGCAAATTGATGTCTATTCTATCCTCGAGgacaacacaaacaacccaTCACCGGGAAGGaatcctccagggaag ACACCTAAGAAGCAAGCAACTCTAGAAGAATCCTCTGATACACTGTATGAGAATATCTAA